Within the Echinicola sp. 20G genome, the region ATTCATCAGAAAGGGAAAAGCGTGCTTCTGATGCCGAAAGGGCTTCCATAAAATACAAACAAGTGGAATACATGTCCCTGGCAGAAGACAAAGCTTATGAAGGAATTATTTCCGGTGTAACAGAATGGGGTATCTTTGTGGAAATTACGGAGACCAAGTGTGAAGGAATGATCCGATTGCAGGACTTACGTGATGACTATTACGAATTCGATGAAAAAAACATGCGCCTGATAGGCACTAAGAATAAAAAAATGATCACTCTGGGTGACCAGGTATCGGTCCGTGTAGTTAATACGGATATAGACAGAAGAACCATAGATTTGGAATTTGCAAATGACAATGACTAAAACCAACTTAAGCCATGAGCTGTTGGAGCAGCTAGAAAAACACATTCAGGAATTTTCTTATGGAAGTTCTCCAGAGGAACTCTATGAGCCTATTTCTTACATCATGAGCTTGGGAGGCAAACGAATCAGGCCCCTATTGACATTGCTGGCTTATTCATTATACAGGGATGATTATGAAAAGGCACTCACGCCTGCTTCTGCTGTTGAAGTATTTCATAATTTTACCTTGGTGCATGATGACATTATGGATGAGGCTCCATTGAGAAGAGGAAAGCCCACTGTCCATAAAAAATGGAACACCAATAATGCTATCCTTTCGGGAGATGTGATGTTGGTCAAAGCTTATGATATGTTGCTTCATGTTCCTGAGGATAAACTTGCCGTATGCTTGAGATTGTTCAATCAAACCGCAACTGAAGTTTGCGAAGGGCAGCAACATGACATGAATTTCGAATCCAATAAAGCTGTACTGGAATCCGAATATGTGGAAATGATCCGGCAGAAGACAGCTGTATTGCTTGGCTTTGCCTTGCAGTATGGAGCCATCTTGGCCGGTGCTTCACAGGATGATGCCCAACATCTCTACGATTTCGGAGTTAATATTGGGATCGGCTTCCAACTGAAAGATGATTTGCTGGACGTTTATGCAGACAAAGCTAAATTTGGCAAGCAAGTCGGAGGAGATATCATTGCCAATAAAAAGACTTTCCTGCTCATTAAGGCAAAAGAACTGGCAATAGGTGAGGACAAAGAAGAGCTGGAAAACTGGCTCTCCAAAGTTGATTTTGACAAAGAAGAAAAAGTCAAAGCGGTTACTGCCCTTTATGATAAACTAGGCATCAAAAACATTACTGAAGCTAAAATGGAGTCTTTTTTTGAAAGAGGCTTCAATCAGCTCACCACCCTTGAAGTTGCTAACCAAGAAGCCTTAATGGCACTAAAGGGACTCACACAAAATCTTATTGAGCGGGAAAAATAATTCTCGCTCTTTTACTGACAATTATTTCATGGATATTTCTGCAACGGTTCTGATCATCATCATTACTGCTATCAGTTCCTTTTACGGTTGGAAAAACTACGGCTTTCTAAGTCGAAGTATGTTTAACCCTTATTTAATTACCCGTAACAAGGAATTTGATCGCTTCATACTTTCGGGTTTTGTCCACAAGGATGCCATGCATTTGCTGTTCAATATGATTACCTTTTACTTCTTTGGTAGTTTAGTGGAACAGTACTTGACTTACCGATTTGGTTTCTTCCCTGGGGTAGCGATATTTATTTTATTCTATCTGGGCGCCTTGGCGATATCAGATATTCCCACGTACCTTAAGCACAAGTCCAATCCCAACTACCAAGCCTTGGGAGCCTCTGGAGGAACTGCTGCGGCTGTTTTCGCCAGCATCATCCTCATGCCCATGCAGGACATCTGTCTCTTTGGCATCCTTTGTTTGCCTGGTTTCATTCTAGGGATTATTTTCTTGGGGTATTCTGCAATTAAAAGCAAACAGGACAATGACAGCATCAACCATGATGCGCACCTTTTCGGTGCATTATTTGGGATCATTTTTATATTGATCTTAAGCCCAGCAAGTGCCGTTCACTTTTTCAATCAAGTAAAAAATTACAGTTTATTTTAGTAAGAAAAAGGCCTGATGTGTGACATCAGGCCTTTTTCTTATTGAGAGACTTTATAATGCTCCTTCGGTTGACTTTTTAGGATTTTTACAGCTGATTCAGCGGTGATGTCCCTTTGTGGATTGGCCAGCATCTCATAACCTACCATAAATTTCTTAACCGTGGCAGAACGTAATAATGGCGGATAAAAAACCATGTGCAAGTCCCACTCTGGATGGTCTTTCCCATCGGTCATGGCCTGGTGGATCCCAGCTGAATAAGGAAAAGAAACTTTAAACACATTATCATACATAATGGTCAACTGACGATAAGCATCCGCCAATGCTTCCATTTGTGCTTGATCCATTTCTGCCAAAGAGGCAATATGAGTTTTGGGAGCTATCATGGCCTCAAAAGGCCAAACTGCCCAGAAAGGAACCAAGCCTACAAAATATTCATTTTCAAAAAGGATTCGCTCGTCTTTCTTCAACTCTTCTTGTACATAATCAACCACCATGCTTCGTCCATATTTCTCAAAATAATGAGAAAACTTCTGTTGCTTTTTTGCTGGCTCTACAGGTACAGATTCTTGCGCCCAGATCTGCCCATGCGGGTGTGGGTTAGAGCACCCCATTACTGAACCCTTGTTCTCAAAAATCTGAACGTAATTGATGAAATCCTTTTCGCCCAGACCGAGGTATTCCGCTTTCCACAACTCCACCACCTTGGTAATTGCCTGCACATCCAACTCCGGAATGGTCAAGTCATGTCGAGGAGAAAAACAAATCACCTTGCATATGCCCCGCTCACTTTTGGCTTTGAAAAACTCTCCTTCTGACAATTCTCCCTCGGGAATATCAGCAGTCAATGCGCCAAAATCATTTTGAAAAACAAAGCTTCCTTGATAATCTGGGTTTTGCTCCCCGTTCACTCGGGTATTGGTGGGACAAAGGTAACACGCTTCATCATAGGCCACCTTCTTCTCTTCAGCAGTATTTTCTTCCTGTCCTTGCCATGGTCGCTTCCCTCGATGTGGAGAAACCTGAAGCCAGTCACCAGTGAATGGGTTGTACCTCCTGTGGCTGTGGTCTTCAAAGTTAAAATCTGACATAATTCAATTCTAGGTATTAATAGGTTTGATAGTATTTCTTAATTTTTTGAGTAAGGCCTTCAACGTCCTAAACTGAGCGTAAAGTCTCTTAGCAAGCTTTGATGCTCTCCTCTAGACTGTGACCAAACGGGTTCCGTCAGTAATATTTACTTCATAGATTTTCAATGCTTTGCCAAAGGCTTCTTGATAAGCGGCGGACACTTCTTTTTCAAATTGTTCTTTACCTGACTTTTCGACCAAGTTGATGGTACAGCCACCAAAGCCTCCACCCATCATCCGCGCTCCCGCGACACTTTCATTGGATTTTGCGAAATCAGCCAGGAAGTCAAGCTCCTTACAGCTCACTTCATACATTTCAGAAAGACCATCATGAGAGCCATACATCTGCTGACCAAAACCTTTGATATCTCCTTTTTCCAATAGCTCACACCCCTTCAACAATCGCTCAT harbors:
- a CDS encoding polyprenyl synthetase family protein, with the protein product MTMTKTNLSHELLEQLEKHIQEFSYGSSPEELYEPISYIMSLGGKRIRPLLTLLAYSLYRDDYEKALTPASAVEVFHNFTLVHDDIMDEAPLRRGKPTVHKKWNTNNAILSGDVMLVKAYDMLLHVPEDKLAVCLRLFNQTATEVCEGQQHDMNFESNKAVLESEYVEMIRQKTAVLLGFALQYGAILAGASQDDAQHLYDFGVNIGIGFQLKDDLLDVYADKAKFGKQVGGDIIANKKTFLLIKAKELAIGEDKEELENWLSKVDFDKEEKVKAVTALYDKLGIKNITEAKMESFFERGFNQLTTLEVANQEALMALKGLTQNLIEREK
- a CDS encoding rhomboid family intramembrane serine protease, coding for MDISATVLIIIITAISSFYGWKNYGFLSRSMFNPYLITRNKEFDRFILSGFVHKDAMHLLFNMITFYFFGSLVEQYLTYRFGFFPGVAIFILFYLGALAISDIPTYLKHKSNPNYQALGASGGTAAAVFASIILMPMQDICLFGILCLPGFILGIIFLGYSAIKSKQDNDSINHDAHLFGALFGIIFILILSPASAVHFFNQVKNYSLF
- a CDS encoding UDP-glucose--hexose-1-phosphate uridylyltransferase; translated protein: MSDFNFEDHSHRRYNPFTGDWLQVSPHRGKRPWQGQEENTAEEKKVAYDEACYLCPTNTRVNGEQNPDYQGSFVFQNDFGALTADIPEGELSEGEFFKAKSERGICKVICFSPRHDLTIPELDVQAITKVVELWKAEYLGLGEKDFINYVQIFENKGSVMGCSNPHPHGQIWAQESVPVEPAKKQQKFSHYFEKYGRSMVVDYVQEELKKDERILFENEYFVGLVPFWAVWPFEAMIAPKTHIASLAEMDQAQMEALADAYRQLTIMYDNVFKVSFPYSAGIHQAMTDGKDHPEWDLHMVFYPPLLRSATVKKFMVGYEMLANPQRDITAESAVKILKSQPKEHYKVSQ